A portion of the Gossypium arboreum isolate Shixiya-1 chromosome 8, ASM2569848v2, whole genome shotgun sequence genome contains these proteins:
- the LOC108469047 gene encoding homeobox protein BEL1 homolog produces MVRELCEDKPRNIVSSTGFCYSDVSSGSSHPVSQIQGFDSNPDPDIFKYLATGMEMIGVSKNLPQQGDSYTVVWKRSLNKHGSNPDPSSNTINESTSDFYQHEFHKPEFTAGISETETSTGNLIVGAETGPWQENRLLVDDSSYRCVFPCEENERPSQGLSLSLSSNNPSTIGLQSFELRQTTSHSTHDQQHDMRFGSNARDGFFEKAPNIQQQQQQTIQSEFLEEAANLHHQGQLQVASSKYLVPTQELLNEFCSLGTTQVDASEEKQIHKTKQCDDDNGASSSRKQPLYSLNFMELQKRKTKLLSMLEEVDRRYRHYRHQMKAVVSSFETAAGSGAASVYSDIASKAMSRHFRCLRDRIVGGIQATRKAMGEKDPVAPGTTRGETPRLKIIDKALRQQRCFQQMNMMENQPWRPQRGLPERSVSVLRAWLFEHFLHPYPSDVDKHILARQTGLSRSQVSNWFINARVRLWKPMVEEMYMEETKEHENNMASSDAVTTIDGDDNSGRPNPIILPTDQKPTPDQLLRIDSECLSSIVSSDPEKNDAKSAKTLQNQHLHQHHYQKQSFETSGIMELDFSSYSHHHTSGGASYNGSDYNANQSCFNGGGSVLLTLGLQQHGGTGVSLAFSPVARSSIFYPRDHIEDCQPVQYSLLDGEAQHLSYRSLIGARLLHDFNG; encoded by the exons ATGGTTAGGGAGCTCTGTGAAGATAAACCAAGGAATATTGTCTCATCAACTGGGTTTTGTTACTCAGATGTTTCATCTGGTAGCTCCCATCCGGTGAGTCAGATCCAAGGCTTTGACTCCAACCCAGACCCAGATATCTTCAAGTACTTGGCAACAGGCATGGAGATGATAGGGGTTTCAAAGAATCTACCGCAACAAGGTGACAGCTACACGGTGGTGTGGAAACGGTCCTTGAACAAACATGGAAGCAACCCTGATCCTTCATCCAATACAATCAATGAGTCAACAAGCGATTTCTATCAACATGAATTCCACAAACCTGAGTTCACAGCTGGGATATCTGAAACTGAGACGAGTACTGGGAATCTAATAGTGGGAGCGGAGACAGGTCCTTGGCAAGAGAACAGGTTGCTTGTTGATGATTCTTCTTATAGATGTGTTTTTCCTTGTGAAGAAAACGAGAGGCCAAGTCAGGGTCTTTCACTCTCTCTTTCATCAAATAATCCTTCGACTATCGGCCTACAGTCTTTCGAACTCAGACAAACCACCAGTCACAGCACTCATGATCAGCAACATGATATGAGGTTTGGTTCAAATGCTAGAGATGGTTTCTTCGAAAAGGCTCCAAATATCCAACAGCAACAACAACAAACCATCCAAAGCGAATTTCTGGAAGAAGCTGCGAATTTACATCATCAGGGGCAGCTCCAAGTGGCGAGTTCAAAGTACTTGGTCCCAACTCAGGAACTTTTGAATGAGTTTTGCAGCCTCGGAACAACGCAAGTTGATGCATCAGAGGAAAAACAGATCCATAAGACCAAACAGTGTGATGATGACAATGGAGCCAGTTCTTCAAGGAAGCAACCCCTTTATTCCCTTAACTTCATGGAGTTGCAGAAAAGAAAAACCAAGCTGCTTTCAATGCTGGAAGAG GTGGATAGAAGATACAGACACTATCGTCATCAAATGAAAGCAGTGGTGTCTTCCTTCGAAACAGCGGCTGGCAGCGGGGCTGCGTCAGTATATTCAGATATAGCCTCCAAGGCCATGTCAAGACATTTTAGATGCTTAAGGGATAGGATTGTTGGTGGGATTCAAGCTACAAGGAAGGCCATGGGAGAAAAAGACCCGGTTGCACCGGGCACAACGAGAGGCGAAACACCAAGGCTGAAGATCATAGATAAAGCTTTGAGGCAACAAAGGTGTTTTCAACAGATGAACATGATGGAGAATCAGCCATGGAGACCCCAAAGAGGCCTACCTGAGAGATCTGTTTCTGTTCTTCGAGCTTGgttatttgagcattttcttcaCCC GTATCCCAGTGATGTTGATAAACATATCTTAGCCCGCCAAACTGGTCTCTCAAGAAGCCAG GTATCCAATTGGTTCATTAATGCGAGGGTAAGGCTATGGAAACCAATGGTGGAAGAAATGTACATGGAAGAAACGAAGGAGCACGAAAACAACATGGCCTCCTCAGATGCAGTTACTACTATCGATGGTGATGATAATAGTGGGCGGCCTAATCCAATTATTCTTCCCACCGATCAGAAACCCACACCGGACCAGCTCCTTCGAATTGATTCAGAATGTCTATCTTCAATTGTCAGTAGTGACCCAGAAAAAAATGATGCAAAAAGTGCCAAAACCCTTCAAAACCAGCACTTGCATCAACATCATTATCAGAAACAAAGTTTTGAAACCTCTGGTATAATGGAGTTGGACTTCTCTTCCTACAGTCATCATCACACATCGGGTGGAGCATCTTATAATGGAAGTGATTACAATGCTAACCAAAGTTGTTTCAATGGCGGAGGAAGTGTATTATTGACTTTAGGGTTGCAACAACATGGTGGGACTGGGGTGAGCTTAGCCTTCTCGCCTGTAGCACGAAGTTCAATTTTTTACCCTAGAGACCACATTGAAGATTGTCAACCAGTACAGTACTCACTTCTTGATGGTGAGGCACAGCATTTGTCTTACAGGAGCTTGATTGGTGCACGGTTGCTTCATGATTTCAATGGATAG